In the Leifsonia sp. 466MF genome, one interval contains:
- a CDS encoding flagellar hook assembly protein FlgD, which translates to MAVDPITGADTASTGGIYSTPPTRTPKQSLDSEAFMQLLVTQLRNQDPSSPMDTNQMIAQTTQLAMMEKLTNMDTTAQEGFALQMRQAAAALIGHTVSYLDKNGDTQTGLASSVSYAGAVPIVTVGDQKLALDAILGVVTPAPAGSGSTTPTA; encoded by the coding sequence GTGGCCGTCGACCCCATCACCGGAGCAGACACCGCCTCCACGGGCGGCATCTACTCCACCCCGCCGACGCGGACGCCGAAGCAGTCGCTCGACAGCGAGGCCTTCATGCAGCTGCTGGTCACCCAGCTCCGCAACCAGGACCCCAGCTCGCCGATGGACACCAACCAGATGATCGCCCAGACGACGCAGCTGGCCATGATGGAGAAGCTCACCAACATGGACACGACCGCGCAGGAGGGCTTCGCCCTCCAGATGCGGCAGGCCGCGGCCGCGCTCATCGGTCACACCGTGAGCTACCTCGACAAGAACGGCGACACCCAGACCGGGCTCGCCTCGTCCGTCTCCTACGCCGGCGCCGTCCCGATCGTCACCGTCGGCGATCAGAAGCTCGCCCTCGACGCCATCCTCGGCGTGGTCACCCCAGCCCCAGCCGGCTCGGGCTCCACGACGCCGACCGCCTGA
- a CDS encoding C40 family peptidase: MTVTDAIGRIAQIQATLVQLENPAKTAAAGSASSASGTSGASATSATDFAAALSGALGATSGTGSPTGADVVADAKKYLGVPYVFGGTSASGLDCSGLVQRVFKDLGIDVPRLVSGQSTVGTEVPSLAQAQPGDLIVTNGGEHIVIYAGDGKVIHAPSEGRNVSLVDNWMSDSDIVTIRRVVPQAAPASAAPAAALAGLGGSASSASSASSAQADMMRSLFASLVQGGSL, encoded by the coding sequence ATGACCGTCACGGACGCCATCGGGCGCATCGCGCAGATCCAGGCGACGCTGGTGCAGCTGGAGAACCCGGCGAAGACGGCGGCTGCCGGGTCGGCATCGTCCGCTTCCGGAACGTCGGGGGCGTCGGCAACGTCGGCCACGGACTTCGCTGCTGCGCTGTCCGGCGCGCTCGGTGCGACGAGCGGCACCGGGTCGCCGACGGGCGCCGATGTCGTCGCCGACGCCAAGAAGTACCTCGGCGTCCCCTACGTCTTCGGCGGCACCAGCGCCTCCGGGCTCGACTGCTCCGGGCTGGTGCAGCGCGTGTTCAAGGACCTCGGCATCGACGTGCCGCGCCTCGTCTCCGGACAGTCGACCGTCGGCACCGAGGTGCCGTCGCTCGCTCAGGCGCAGCCGGGCGACCTCATCGTCACCAACGGCGGCGAGCACATCGTCATCTACGCGGGAGACGGCAAGGTCATCCACGCTCCGAGCGAAGGGCGCAACGTCAGCCTGGTGGACAACTGGATGAGCGACTCCGACATCGTCACGATCCGGCGGGTGGTTCCGCAGGCGGCGCCGGCGAGTGCGGCTCCGGCCGCGGCGCTGGCGGGGCTCGGTGGCTCTGCGTCGTCGGCGTCGTCCGCGTCGTCCGCTCAGGCGGACATGATGCGCTCGCTGTTCGCGTCACTCGTGCAGGGAGGATCCCTGTGA
- a CDS encoding flagellar hook-length control protein FliK — translation MSPATVTSAPPAAPATGARSGSGATKGSGDAFDAFLQGAVDATPRDAHGGSRPKPAREHDRSVDKPDAAGAAAARDTARPAQTAGEDGQKDAVAETDGPSAGAATTGTETPSSSPTALTQAATTVPGLPAATTDAATSPVVTAAAAFTPAAASPIAATPTVGGPSVGAPSAVAQTVDAPAAAPQSAAPTPPVPAAPASTSDITSPLDPNWGTESPLVAAVAVANAGESGEAGARSRPGRGTSGPAAASRVDSGEAGAAPAPTTGTGGAATAPAAPAAGAQAAAVPTTPPLSPQTAAVGASAEAAPSAAAAPTASTRPESPKADPIAAPTAAPQPLPGLDRAPIAQPVAAPAPAAPAPQATLGAQLARPVFTLAAAGAGEHVMTVHVTPDALGPVTVRAHVGGEGVRVELFAPTDAGRDALRAILPDLRRDLGGAGLTGTLDLSSQNQPAPQHDAPGGGRHGVPEGRLAAPRASSEGVASPRSTLSAPADGSAHTIDLIV, via the coding sequence GTGAGCCCGGCCACGGTCACGTCCGCGCCGCCCGCTGCGCCGGCCACGGGCGCCCGGTCCGGATCCGGCGCGACCAAGGGTTCGGGCGATGCGTTCGACGCCTTCCTGCAGGGCGCGGTGGATGCCACCCCGCGGGATGCGCACGGCGGATCGCGGCCGAAGCCGGCGCGCGAGCACGACCGGAGTGTGGACAAGCCGGATGCGGCGGGGGCCGCCGCCGCGCGAGACACTGCTCGACCGGCGCAGACCGCGGGCGAGGACGGCCAGAAGGACGCTGTCGCCGAGACGGACGGCCCGTCAGCGGGTGCCGCAACGACCGGCACGGAGACTCCGTCATCGTCGCCGACCGCACTGACGCAGGCCGCCACCACGGTTCCGGGTCTCCCGGCCGCGACGACGGATGCCGCAACGTCCCCCGTCGTGACCGCGGCCGCCGCATTCACACCGGCCGCCGCATCCCCGATCGCCGCCACCCCGACCGTCGGTGGCCCATCCGTCGGGGCGCCTTCCGCTGTGGCCCAGACCGTCGACGCGCCGGCCGCCGCGCCTCAATCCGCCGCGCCGACGCCCCCGGTCCCCGCCGCCCCGGCCTCGACTAGCGACATCACGTCACCACTCGACCCGAATTGGGGCACCGAGTCACCGCTCGTGGCGGCCGTCGCGGTCGCGAACGCGGGGGAGAGCGGAGAGGCGGGTGCTCGTTCGCGGCCGGGCCGCGGCACGAGCGGCCCCGCTGCCGCCTCGCGCGTGGATTCGGGCGAGGCTGGTGCTGCCCCGGCTCCGACAACGGGGACCGGCGGAGCGGCGACCGCGCCCGCGGCACCGGCGGCAGGTGCCCAGGCCGCAGCCGTTCCGACGACGCCTCCCCTTTCCCCGCAGACCGCGGCCGTCGGAGCGTCGGCCGAGGCTGCGCCGTCCGCAGCCGCGGCGCCCACCGCATCCACTCGTCCCGAGTCGCCGAAGGCCGACCCGATCGCCGCACCGACGGCCGCCCCGCAGCCGCTGCCCGGTCTCGACCGCGCTCCGATCGCGCAACCGGTCGCCGCCCCCGCTCCCGCTGCCCCCGCACCGCAGGCCACGCTGGGCGCGCAGCTCGCTCGCCCGGTGTTCACGCTCGCGGCGGCCGGCGCCGGCGAGCACGTCATGACCGTGCACGTCACCCCGGACGCACTCGGGCCGGTGACGGTCCGTGCGCACGTCGGCGGCGAGGGCGTCCGCGTCGAGTTGTTCGCGCCGACGGATGCCGGGCGGGATGCGCTTCGCGCCATCCTCCCGGACCTGCGCCGTGACCTCGGCGGCGCGGGCCTCACCGGGACGCTCGACCTGTCGTCCCAGAACCAGCCGGCGCCACAGCACGACGCTCCAGGCGGCGGTCGTCACGGCGTACCCGAGGGACGCCTGGCCGCACCACGGGCCTCCTCCGAGGGCGTCGCATCCCCCCGATCCACCCTGTCCGCGCCCGCGGACGGGTCCGCTCACACCATCGACCTGATCGTCTAG
- a CDS encoding FliI/YscN family ATPase: protein MSAVLSPVIGGRWDAAVAAAQVETVGRVSAVVGLGAELEGVPAAIGDVVVIGDEPGVHAEVVATTADRVRVMPYGPLTGVAAGAPARAVRAPLLVPTGRGMLGRVIDALGRPVDGRGPIEADGFVALGNRAPDAMRRARILQPIGLGVRVLDTMVTTGRGQRLGLFAGSGVGKSSLLSMIARGTDAQVSVIALVGERGREVREFLEDDLGPEGLARSVVVVATSDEPAVMRLRAAFAATRIAEAFRDEGADVVLMMDSLTRVAMAQREIGLSAGEPPATRGYPPSTFSLLAQLLERAGTGETGSITGLYTVLVDGDDHNEPVADAARSILDGHVVLDRRLSVVGHFPSVDVLGSVSRLASRVTTAEQRAAAIALRSVLAARVAAQDLLDVGAYKPGTNPKVDAAVANADAIDAFLRQGIGEPAPSAESWARLQALIGMLGGV, encoded by the coding sequence GTGAGCGCGGTGCTGAGCCCGGTCATCGGCGGTCGCTGGGATGCGGCCGTGGCGGCCGCACAGGTCGAGACCGTCGGCCGGGTCAGCGCCGTGGTGGGTCTCGGCGCCGAACTCGAGGGCGTTCCCGCCGCCATCGGCGACGTCGTGGTCATCGGGGACGAACCCGGGGTGCACGCCGAGGTCGTGGCGACGACCGCCGACCGCGTCCGCGTGATGCCGTACGGCCCGTTGACCGGTGTGGCCGCCGGTGCCCCCGCACGCGCCGTGCGCGCCCCGCTGCTCGTCCCGACCGGGCGGGGGATGCTCGGCCGCGTCATCGACGCGCTCGGCCGCCCCGTCGATGGCCGCGGGCCGATCGAGGCGGACGGCTTCGTCGCGCTGGGCAACCGCGCACCCGACGCGATGCGCCGCGCGCGCATCCTGCAGCCCATCGGTCTGGGCGTCCGCGTGCTCGACACGATGGTGACCACCGGCCGCGGCCAGCGCCTGGGCCTGTTCGCCGGCTCCGGCGTCGGCAAGTCGTCGCTGCTCTCGATGATCGCGCGGGGGACCGACGCCCAGGTGTCGGTCATCGCGCTGGTGGGGGAGCGCGGGCGCGAGGTGCGCGAGTTCCTCGAAGACGACCTCGGCCCCGAAGGCCTCGCACGCTCGGTCGTGGTCGTGGCGACCTCCGACGAACCGGCCGTCATGCGCCTGCGCGCGGCGTTCGCGGCGACCCGCATCGCCGAGGCGTTCCGCGACGAGGGCGCCGACGTCGTGCTGATGATGGACTCCCTGACCCGTGTCGCCATGGCGCAGCGCGAGATCGGCCTCTCGGCCGGAGAGCCGCCCGCGACGCGGGGCTACCCGCCGTCGACGTTCTCGCTGCTCGCGCAACTGCTCGAACGGGCGGGAACCGGCGAGACCGGCTCGATCACGGGCCTGTACACCGTGCTCGTGGACGGCGACGACCACAACGAGCCGGTCGCCGACGCGGCGCGCTCCATCCTCGACGGTCACGTCGTGCTCGACCGCAGGCTCTCGGTGGTCGGGCACTTCCCGTCGGTGGATGTGCTGGGCTCGGTCTCCCGGCTCGCCTCACGCGTGACGACCGCCGAGCAGCGCGCGGCGGCGATCGCCCTGCGCAGCGTGCTGGCCGCCAGGGTCGCGGCGCAGGACCTGCTCGACGTCGGCGCCTACAAGCCGGGGACCAATCCGAAGGTGGATGCGGCGGTCGCCAACGCCGACGCCATCGACGCGTTCCTGCGCCAGGGAATCGGCGAACCGGCCCCGTCGGCGGAGTCGTGGGCCCGGTTGCAGGCACTCATCGGGATGCTGGGAGGCGTGTGA
- a CDS encoding FliH/SctL family protein — protein sequence MSNDAAVARDFAPLTVPVLAETEHERAAMTSARSRGYAAGFAEGRRAAAREQAEWVDRADAARAAESAEAAEQVAVLARALRTAAVELREATVPVLADAESALVDAAFELATAVVGVALKDRVTAARAAVGRVLSAAPGGVVPVVRLHPDDVAALRAAGAGEDLQLIADPTLAPGDAIGELPHGWLDARIHAALDRAKEALS from the coding sequence ATGTCGAATGACGCCGCCGTCGCGCGCGACTTCGCTCCGCTGACCGTCCCGGTGCTGGCCGAGACGGAGCACGAGCGCGCCGCCATGACGTCCGCCCGTTCCCGCGGCTACGCGGCCGGCTTCGCCGAGGGGCGCCGGGCGGCCGCACGCGAGCAGGCGGAGTGGGTCGACCGGGCGGACGCCGCACGTGCCGCCGAGTCGGCGGAGGCCGCCGAACAGGTCGCGGTGCTCGCGCGGGCGCTGCGCACGGCGGCCGTCGAGCTGCGGGAGGCGACCGTTCCGGTGCTCGCTGACGCCGAGTCCGCGCTGGTGGATGCGGCGTTCGAGCTGGCGACGGCCGTCGTCGGTGTCGCGCTGAAGGACCGGGTCACCGCCGCCCGCGCTGCCGTCGGACGTGTGCTGTCCGCAGCGCCGGGCGGTGTCGTGCCGGTGGTCCGCCTCCATCCAGATGACGTCGCCGCCCTCCGCGCGGCCGGGGCGGGGGAGGACCTGCAACTGATCGCCGACCCGACGCTCGCGCCGGGCGACGCCATCGGCGAGCTCCCGCACGGCTGGCTGGATGCGCGCATCCACGCCGCGCTCGACCGGGCGAAGGAGGCCCTGTCGTGA